In Ancalomicrobiaceae bacterium S20, the following proteins share a genomic window:
- a CDS encoding GMC family oxidoreductase N-terminal domain-containing protein, producing MQEFDYIVVGAGSAGCVVADRLSADPRRSVLLIEAGGSDFRFWIKTPIGYGKSFFDPAVNWRFESLPDPGLGDRVVYVPRGKVLGGSSSINAMVYARGLPGDFDDWRDAGNPGWGWSDVEPVFRSFERRVAGDGSARGDGPLWVSDREAEYHPLKRHYLAAAREAGLPIVSDLGLTEAEGVGPYLINTRKGLRCSAADAFLRPAMKRPNLTVATGLIVDRIGFEGRRARTVECLIGGERRSYRARAEIVLSAGAVGSPAILQRSGVGPGALLAGLGVPVVHDAPGVGGHLQDHLGINYYYRATEPTLNAVLGTWPGRIAAGIRFLATRTGALSLSVNQMGGLVRSSPELARPDMQLYFNPLSYSTEIAGQRKLSKPDPWPGFILSFNACRPTSTGRIDIAGADPLAQPRIRPNYLSTDRDLADVLAGARLVARLQETRAMKALAAAITLFDPARASDEAIVEDFRKRSGSVFHLCGTCRMAPQAADGVVGPDLKVHGVEGLRIADTSIFPNVTSANTNAPAIMVGHKAAAMIAAG from the coding sequence TTGCAGGAGTTCGACTACATCGTCGTGGGGGCCGGGTCCGCCGGCTGCGTGGTCGCCGACCGGCTGAGCGCCGATCCGCGCCGCTCGGTCCTGCTGATCGAGGCCGGCGGCAGCGATTTCCGCTTCTGGATCAAGACCCCGATCGGCTACGGCAAGTCCTTCTTCGACCCGGCGGTCAACTGGCGCTTCGAGTCCCTCCCCGACCCCGGCCTCGGCGACCGCGTCGTCTACGTCCCGCGCGGCAAGGTGCTCGGCGGCTCGAGTTCGATCAACGCGATGGTCTATGCGCGCGGGCTGCCCGGCGATTTCGACGACTGGCGCGATGCCGGCAATCCCGGCTGGGGCTGGTCCGACGTCGAGCCGGTGTTCCGTTCGTTCGAGCGCCGGGTCGCCGGCGACGGCAGCGCGCGCGGCGACGGCCCGCTCTGGGTCTCCGACCGCGAGGCCGAATATCATCCGCTGAAGCGGCACTATCTCGCCGCCGCCCGCGAGGCAGGCCTGCCGATCGTGTCGGACCTCGGCCTGACCGAGGCCGAGGGCGTCGGCCCCTACCTGATCAACACGCGCAAGGGCCTGCGCTGCTCGGCCGCCGACGCCTTCCTGCGCCCGGCCATGAAGCGGCCGAACCTGACCGTCGCCACCGGCCTGATCGTCGACCGCATCGGCTTCGAAGGCCGCCGCGCCCGCACGGTCGAATGCCTGATCGGCGGCGAGCGGCGGAGCTACCGCGCCCGCGCCGAGATCGTGCTCTCGGCCGGCGCGGTCGGCTCGCCGGCGATCCTGCAGCGCTCGGGCGTCGGCCCGGGCGCGCTCCTCGCCGGTCTCGGCGTGCCCGTCGTCCATGACGCGCCCGGCGTCGGCGGCCATCTGCAAGACCATCTCGGCATCAACTACTACTACCGCGCCACCGAACCGACGCTGAACGCCGTGCTCGGCACCTGGCCCGGCCGCATCGCCGCCGGCATCCGCTTCCTGGCGACCCGCACCGGCGCGCTCAGCCTGTCGGTCAACCAGATGGGCGGCCTGGTTCGCTCCTCGCCGGAGCTCGCGCGCCCCGACATGCAGCTCTATTTCAACCCGCTGTCCTACTCGACCGAGATCGCCGGCCAGCGCAAACTCTCCAAGCCCGACCCGTGGCCGGGCTTCATCCTGAGCTTCAACGCCTGCCGCCCGACCAGCACCGGCCGCATCGACATCGCCGGCGCCGATCCGCTCGCCCAGCCGCGCATCCGCCCGAACTACCTCTCGACCGATCGCGACCTCGCCGACGTGCTCGCCGGCGCCCGGCTGGTCGCGCGCCTGCAGGAAACCCGCGCGATGAAGGCGCTCGCGGCCGCGATCACCCTGTTCGATCCCGCGCGCGCCTCCGACGAGGCGATCGTGGAGGATTTCCGCAAGCGCTCGGGCTCGGTGTTCCACCTCTGCGGCACCTGCCGCATGGCGCCGCAAGCGGCCGACGGCGTGGTCGGCCCGGACCTCAAGGTCCACGGGGTCGAAGGCCTGCGCATCGCCGACACGTCGATCTTTCCGAATGTCACCTCCGCCAACACCAACGCCCCGGCGATCATGGTCGGCCACAAGGCCGCCGCCATGATCGCCGCCGGCTGA
- a CDS encoding LysR substrate-binding domain-containing protein — MAYSLALLVNLRSFEAAARHLSFAKAAVELGLTPAAVSQQMKALEAHLGFSLFERLPRGVRLTAIARAYLPSVRKSLDELTTATAGLFGTKGSRSLTIRCPVSYATLCLSPRLPAFRAMHPGVQISVYSSVWADDLDDDRIDLDIRWGSGASGDGRWENFDATPLDRAVSIPACPPGTVFGPDPAEAVRRLAAVCPIHILGCDNLWSSFARAEGWPEGSLGTGVLVDSTVVALSMVAAGMGTALVSPDLARGHLAEGRIVAPPGLSYGHDGCHHVLIPRRKVQSPLALLFRDWLVEAESAFERRDARVA, encoded by the coding sequence ATGGCCTATTCGTTGGCATTGCTCGTCAATCTGCGCAGCTTCGAGGCTGCGGCCCGGCATCTGAGCTTCGCCAAGGCGGCGGTCGAGCTCGGGCTGACCCCGGCGGCGGTCAGCCAGCAGATGAAGGCGCTCGAGGCCCATCTCGGCTTCTCGCTGTTCGAGCGGCTGCCACGCGGGGTCAGGCTCACGGCGATCGCCCGCGCCTATCTGCCCTCCGTGCGAAAATCGCTCGATGAACTGACCACGGCGACCGCCGGCCTGTTCGGCACCAAGGGCTCGCGCAGCCTGACCATCCGCTGCCCGGTCAGCTACGCGACGCTCTGTCTGTCGCCGCGGCTGCCGGCGTTTCGCGCCATGCATCCGGGCGTGCAGATCAGCGTCTATTCGTCGGTCTGGGCCGACGATCTCGACGACGATCGCATCGATCTCGACATTCGCTGGGGCAGCGGTGCCAGTGGCGACGGGCGCTGGGAGAATTTCGACGCGACGCCGCTCGATCGCGCGGTTTCGATCCCGGCGTGTCCGCCGGGGACGGTTTTCGGTCCGGACCCGGCCGAGGCGGTGCGTCGGCTCGCGGCCGTGTGTCCGATCCATATCCTCGGCTGCGACAATCTCTGGAGCAGTTTCGCGCGTGCCGAGGGCTGGCCGGAAGGCTCGCTCGGCACCGGCGTGCTGGTCGACAGCACGGTCGTGGCGCTGTCGATGGTCGCGGCGGGCATGGGGACGGCGCTGGTGTCGCCGGATCTGGCGCGCGGCCATCTCGCGGAGGGCCGCATCGTGGCGCCGCCCGGCCTTTCCTATGGCCATGACGGCTGCCACCACGTGCTGATCCCGCGCCGCAAGGTGCAGTCGCCGCTGGCGCTCCTGTTCCGCGACTGGCTGGTCGAGGCCGAGAGCGCCTTCGAGCGGCGCGACGCGCGCGTCGCCTGA
- a CDS encoding LysR family transcriptional regulator, which translates to MNNTALRYFLEVARTGSIAEASSRLNVASSAISRQIAGLEAELGVELFERRPRGMVPSPAGEILARHARRAFLEEEAIVTELKLLQGLATGAVRIGATEGFGMMLVPAAIRSFRERYPGIRFELKITAPANVTRLVRDGDVDIGATFTFAPEADVRLIGSGRAPILAVAPIDHPFAGRVAVSLSELAAEPLALPEKNTTARQLFEIACGLEGIAVQPILESNYIAGLWSFVEEGGGLTVASAFTVHSRRTGNRVVSVPISGPSIDQRHYQVQAMLGRRLPDAAEAFAAHLLAAVESSGSP; encoded by the coding sequence ATGAACAACACGGCCTTGCGCTATTTTCTTGAAGTCGCCCGCACCGGCTCGATCGCGGAGGCCTCGAGCCGGCTCAACGTCGCCTCTTCGGCGATCAGCCGTCAGATCGCCGGGCTCGAGGCCGAACTCGGCGTCGAATTGTTCGAGCGCCGGCCGCGCGGCATGGTGCCGAGCCCGGCCGGCGAGATCCTCGCCCGCCATGCCCGCCGCGCCTTTCTCGAGGAAGAGGCGATCGTCACCGAGCTGAAATTGCTGCAGGGCCTCGCCACCGGCGCCGTCCGCATCGGCGCGACCGAGGGCTTCGGCATGATGCTGGTGCCGGCCGCGATCCGCAGCTTTCGCGAGCGCTATCCGGGCATCCGCTTCGAGCTGAAGATCACGGCACCGGCCAACGTCACGCGCCTGGTGCGTGACGGTGATGTCGATATCGGCGCGACCTTCACCTTTGCGCCCGAGGCCGACGTGCGCCTGATCGGCTCCGGCCGGGCGCCGATCCTGGCGGTGGCGCCGATCGACCATCCCTTCGCGGGCCGCGTCGCGGTCTCGCTTTCCGAACTCGCCGCCGAACCGCTCGCGTTGCCGGAAAAGAACACCACCGCGCGCCAGCTGTTCGAGATCGCCTGCGGCCTCGAAGGCATCGCCGTGCAGCCGATCCTGGAATCGAACTACATCGCGGGTCTGTGGAGCTTCGTCGAGGAAGGCGGCGGCCTGACCGTCGCGAGCGCCTTTACCGTGCATTCGCGCCGGACCGGCAATCGCGTCGTCTCGGTGCCGATCAGCGGCCCGTCGATCGACCAGCGCCATTATCAGGTCCAGGCCATGCTCGGCCGCCGCCTGCCCGACGCGGCCGAGGCTTTCGCCGCGCATCTGCTCGCCGCCGTCGAGAGTTCCGGCTCGCCCTGA
- a CDS encoding ABC transporter substrate-binding protein codes for MTAVTFGKSILAAAALSLGLSGAAFAGKANDTLVYASDSEPENISPYHNNLREGVIIARHAWETLIYRNPTTGAYEPYLATSWTWVDPVTLDLELRQGVTFHDGSPFTADDVVFTFNYVLTPEAKVVTKQNVAWMASTEKLGDYKVRIHLKGPFPAALEYLSGPDAILPAAYFKKVGLDGFAKAPIGTGPYRIVSVDSGKGVKLEKSKTYWKGSPIGDVAIGKLEFRIIPDGETRMAELMTGGVDWIWRVPTDQAKQLEAVPNVTVLAAETMRVGFLQFDAIGRTDPNSPLKKEKVRQAISYAIDRKAMVDNLVKGGARVMNSACFIEQTGCTDEGVTRYPYDPAKAKALLAEAGYPNGFDIDLYAYRERDYAEAVIGYLRAVGIRAKLNYLKYAALRELNRAGKVPIYYQTWGSFSVNDASAFTGAWFKGDEDDMSNDAEVKALLDKADTTNELADRKKLYQQALSIIAAKAYLLPMFSYSTNYAFSSDLDFKAQPDEVPRFYAARWKK; via the coding sequence ATGACGGCAGTGACATTCGGGAAGTCGATCTTGGCTGCGGCGGCGCTGTCGCTCGGCCTGTCGGGCGCAGCTTTCGCCGGCAAGGCGAACGATACGCTGGTCTACGCCTCGGACAGCGAGCCGGAGAACATCAGCCCCTATCACAACAACCTGCGCGAGGGCGTCATCATCGCCCGGCACGCCTGGGAAACGTTGATCTACCGGAACCCCACGACCGGCGCCTACGAGCCCTATCTGGCGACGTCGTGGACCTGGGTCGATCCGGTGACGCTCGATCTGGAGCTGCGCCAGGGCGTGACCTTCCACGACGGTTCGCCGTTCACCGCCGACGACGTCGTCTTCACGTTCAACTACGTTCTGACGCCCGAAGCCAAGGTGGTGACGAAGCAGAACGTCGCCTGGATGGCCTCGACCGAGAAGCTCGGCGACTACAAGGTCCGCATCCACCTGAAGGGACCGTTCCCGGCCGCGCTCGAATATCTCTCCGGCCCGGACGCGATCCTGCCGGCGGCCTATTTCAAGAAGGTGGGCCTCGACGGCTTCGCGAAGGCGCCGATCGGCACCGGGCCGTACCGGATCGTTTCGGTCGACAGCGGCAAGGGCGTCAAGCTCGAGAAGTCGAAGACCTATTGGAAGGGCAGCCCGATCGGCGATGTCGCGATCGGCAAGCTCGAATTCCGCATCATCCCGGACGGCGAGACCCGCATGGCCGAGCTGATGACCGGCGGCGTCGACTGGATCTGGCGTGTGCCGACCGATCAGGCCAAGCAGCTCGAGGCGGTGCCGAACGTCACCGTGCTCGCGGCCGAGACCATGCGCGTCGGCTTCCTGCAGTTCGACGCGATCGGCCGCACCGATCCGAATTCGCCGCTCAAGAAGGAGAAGGTCCGTCAGGCCATTTCCTACGCGATCGACCGCAAGGCGATGGTCGACAACCTGGTCAAGGGCGGCGCCCGCGTGATGAATTCGGCCTGCTTCATCGAGCAGACCGGCTGCACCGACGAGGGCGTCACGCGCTATCCGTACGACCCGGCCAAGGCCAAGGCGCTGCTCGCCGAGGCCGGCTATCCGAACGGCTTCGACATCGATCTCTATGCCTATCGCGAGCGCGACTACGCCGAGGCGGTGATCGGCTACCTGCGCGCGGTCGGCATCCGCGCCAAGCTCAACTATCTGAAGTATGCCGCGCTGCGCGAGCTGAACCGCGCCGGCAAGGTGCCGATCTACTACCAGACTTGGGGTTCGTTCTCGGTCAACGACGCCTCCGCCTTCACCGGCGCGTGGTTCAAGGGCGACGAGGACGACATGTCCAACGACGCCGAGGTCAAGGCGCTGCTCGACAAGGCCGACACGACCAACGAACTCGCCGACCGCAAGAAGCTCTACCAGCAGGCGCTGTCGATCATCGCGGCCAAGGCCTACCTGCTGCCGATGTTCTCCTATTCGACCAATTACGCCTTCTCGTCTGACCTCGACTTCAAGGCCCAGCCCGACGAGGTGCCGCGCTTCTACGCGGCGCGCTGGAAGAAGTAA
- a CDS encoding ABC transporter permease, translating to MLMFLLRRLAVALSVALTVSIVAFLLLHLSGDLAVAIAGPEASPAQVEQIRVQYGLDKPLVVQFLDWLAGAVRFDFGNSFYFRETVAALVVERIPVTLTLGAISLGIALLVAIPLGVIAAVNRGGWIDRAALMFCVLGQAIPTFWLGLSLILIFAVNLRWLPVSGSGTWAHYVMPAIALGWYAAPAVMRLTRNGMLDVLASDYIRTARAKGLRRSTVLFKHALRNAVVPVVAVAAVQFGFMLGGSIVVEAVFSMHGIGHLAWEAIGRKDFPVVQAIVLLLATIYIGLTFLADVLNAWLDPRIRVA from the coding sequence ATGCTGATGTTTCTTCTGCGCCGTCTGGCCGTCGCCCTGTCGGTGGCGCTGACGGTCTCGATCGTGGCGTTCCTGCTCCTGCATCTTTCCGGCGATCTGGCGGTCGCCATCGCCGGCCCCGAGGCCTCGCCCGCGCAGGTCGAGCAGATCCGCGTCCAGTACGGTCTCGACAAGCCGCTGGTCGTGCAGTTCCTCGACTGGCTCGCCGGGGCGGTGCGGTTCGATTTCGGCAACTCGTTCTATTTCCGCGAGACGGTCGCGGCGCTGGTGGTCGAGCGCATCCCGGTGACGCTGACGCTCGGGGCGATCTCGCTCGGCATCGCGCTCCTGGTCGCGATCCCGCTCGGCGTGATCGCGGCGGTCAATCGCGGCGGCTGGATCGATCGCGCGGCGCTGATGTTCTGCGTGCTCGGTCAGGCGATCCCGACCTTCTGGCTCGGGCTCAGCCTGATCCTGATCTTCGCGGTGAACCTGCGCTGGCTGCCGGTCTCGGGCAGCGGCACCTGGGCGCATTACGTCATGCCGGCGATCGCGCTCGGCTGGTACGCGGCGCCGGCGGTGATGCGGCTGACCCGCAACGGCATGCTCGACGTGCTCGCCTCCGACTACATCCGCACCGCGCGCGCCAAGGGGCTGCGCCGCTCGACCGTGCTGTTCAAGCATGCGCTGCGCAATGCCGTCGTGCCGGTGGTCGCGGTCGCGGCGGTGCAGTTCGGCTTCATGCTCGGCGGCTCGATCGTGGTCGAGGCGGTGTTCTCGATGCACGGCATCGGGCATCTGGCCTGGGAGGCGATCGGGCGCAAGGACTTCCCCGTCGTGCAGGCGATCGTGCTCCTGCTCGCCACCATCTACATCGGCCTGACCTTCCTGGCCGACGTCCTCAACGCCTGGCTCGACCCGAGGATCCGCGTCGCATGA
- a CDS encoding ABC transporter permease: MAAADAGFVRRSPLARFARRAARNPSFLAGAIVLIVILVAALAAPLITSQDPYGQDIARRLIPPVWQPKGSWEHWLGTDKLGRDYFARLLYGARISLLIGVATVAVSGVIGTALGVAAGFFGGRVDMVIGYIINVRLALPVVLVALAASALVGSSLEIVIIVLGLLLWDRFAVVARSATQQVANADYVAAARAIGCTTKRIVFSEVLPNILNPLIVVATLEMAHAILLEAALSFLGLGVQPPLPSWGLMIAEGKQFMFFSPWVIAIPGAALAVLVLAINLLGDGLRDITAPENRS, translated from the coding sequence ATGGCCGCGGCCGATGCGGGCTTCGTGCGGCGCTCGCCGCTCGCCCGCTTCGCCCGCCGCGCCGCGCGCAATCCGAGCTTTCTCGCCGGTGCGATCGTGCTCATCGTGATCCTGGTCGCGGCGCTGGCCGCGCCGCTGATCACGTCGCAGGATCCCTATGGCCAGGACATCGCCCGCCGGCTGATCCCGCCGGTGTGGCAGCCGAAGGGCTCGTGGGAGCACTGGCTCGGCACCGACAAGCTCGGCCGCGACTACTTCGCCCGGCTGCTCTACGGCGCGCGCATCTCGCTCCTGATCGGCGTCGCGACCGTCGCGGTCTCCGGCGTGATCGGCACCGCGCTCGGCGTCGCCGCCGGCTTCTTCGGCGGCCGGGTCGACATGGTGATCGGCTACATCATCAACGTCCGCCTGGCGCTGCCGGTGGTCTTGGTGGCGCTCGCGGCCTCCGCGCTGGTCGGCTCGTCGCTCGAGATCGTCATCATCGTGCTCGGCCTGCTGCTCTGGGACCGCTTCGCGGTGGTCGCCCGCTCGGCGACGCAGCAGGTCGCCAATGCCGACTATGTCGCGGCGGCGCGCGCGATCGGCTGCACGACCAAGCGCATCGTGTTCTCCGAGGTGCTGCCGAACATCCTCAATCCGCTGATCGTGGTCGCGACGCTCGAAATGGCGCACGCGATCCTGCTCGAGGCGGCGCTGTCGTTCCTCGGCCTCGGCGTGCAACCGCCGCTGCCGTCCTGGGGCCTGATGATCGCCGAGGGCAAGCAATTCATGTTCTTCAGCCCGTGGGTGATCGCCATTCCGGGCGCCGCGCTCGCGGTGCTGGTGCTCGCGATCAACCTGCTCGGCGACGGCCTGCGCGACATCACCGCGCCCGAGAACAGGAGCTGA
- a CDS encoding ABC transporter ATP-binding protein encodes MALLDVENLTIDIPTEAGLLHAVGGVSFSLDRGETLAIVGESGSGKSLTSLAIMDLLPGRAIRRATRLSFDGIDLAATSDRQMEDLRGDRIAMIFQEPMTSLNPAYTIGDQLTEALRRHRKVSRTEARDRAVHLLERVGITAAASRLGQYPHQLSGGLRQRVMIAMGLMCEPDLIIADEPTTALDVTIQAQILRLLRDIQREFGMALILVTHDLGVVARVADKVAVMYAGRLVETGTTRAVFGAPSHPYTRGLLRSIPVPGRTAPGEPLGTIPGQVPSLIGNVSGCAFRNRCDLAVEACAGAIPDVALAPGHSMACILEPSLARPQ; translated from the coding sequence ATGGCGCTCCTCGACGTCGAAAACCTCACCATCGACATTCCGACCGAGGCCGGCCTGTTGCATGCCGTCGGCGGCGTGTCGTTCAGCCTCGATCGCGGCGAGACGCTGGCGATCGTCGGCGAAAGCGGATCCGGCAAGTCGCTGACTTCGCTCGCGATCATGGACCTGCTGCCGGGCCGCGCGATCCGTCGCGCGACGCGGCTCTCCTTCGACGGCATCGACCTCGCCGCCACCTCGGATCGGCAGATGGAGGATCTGCGCGGCGACCGGATCGCCATGATCTTCCAGGAGCCGATGACCTCGCTCAATCCGGCCTACACGATCGGTGACCAGCTGACCGAGGCGCTGCGCCGGCATCGCAAGGTCTCCCGCACGGAGGCGCGCGACCGGGCGGTGCACCTGCTCGAGCGCGTCGGCATCACGGCCGCCGCCTCGCGGCTCGGGCAGTACCCGCACCAGCTCTCCGGCGGCCTGCGCCAGCGCGTGATGATCGCCATGGGGCTCATGTGCGAGCCGGACCTGATCATCGCCGACGAGCCGACGACCGCGCTCGACGTGACGATCCAGGCGCAGATCCTCCGGCTCCTGCGCGATATCCAGCGCGAGTTCGGCATGGCGCTGATCCTGGTCACGCACGATCTCGGCGTGGTCGCGCGCGTCGCCGACAAGGTCGCGGTCATGTATGCCGGCCGGCTGGTCGAGACCGGCACGACCAGGGCCGTGTTCGGCGCTCCGAGCCATCCCTACACGCGCGGGCTCCTGCGCTCGATCCCGGTGCCGGGCCGGACCGCGCCGGGCGAGCCGCTCGGCACCATCCCGGGCCAGGTGCCGAGCCTGATCGGCAACGTCTCCGGCTGCGCCTTCCGCAACCGCTGCGACCTCGCGGTCGAAGCCTGCGCCGGGGCGATCCCGGATGTCGCGCTCGCTCCCGGCCACAGCATGGCCTGCATCCTCGAACCGTCGCTCGCGAGGCCGCAATGA
- a CDS encoding oligopeptide/dipeptide ABC transporter ATP-binding protein, with translation MTAPVPVLELRNVTKTYKVPQGYFKPMATLTAVGGVSLTVARGEVHALVGESGSGKSTLAKMLLGLIPASSGEILIDGVPIAKTDRREVARRIQPVFQDPYSSLNPRKSVADLIALPLVAHGIGMPAERQAKVFEMLDAVGLPRRVIDAYPNQLSGGQRQRVAIARALIMRPDVLICDEPTSALDVSVQAQILNLLMDLKREFKLTYFFISHNLAVVEHLADRVAVMYLGRIVEERSRAGLFEAPRHPYSQALLDSVLTPDPELGMPEAGITGAFPNPIAPPPGCTFHPRCPRASDRCKVEVPKAAAVPDGFATCHLAA, from the coding sequence ATGACCGCTCCGGTTCCCGTCCTCGAACTGAGGAACGTCACCAAGACCTACAAGGTGCCGCAGGGCTACTTCAAGCCGATGGCGACGCTGACCGCGGTCGGCGGCGTGTCGCTGACGGTCGCCCGCGGCGAGGTCCATGCGCTGGTCGGCGAAAGCGGATCGGGCAAGTCGACGCTCGCCAAGATGCTGCTCGGGCTGATCCCGGCCAGTTCCGGCGAGATCCTGATCGACGGCGTGCCGATCGCCAAGACCGATCGGCGCGAGGTCGCCCGGCGCATCCAGCCGGTGTTCCAGGATCCGTATTCGTCGCTCAATCCGCGCAAGTCGGTCGCCGACCTGATCGCGCTGCCCCTGGTCGCGCATGGCATCGGCATGCCGGCCGAGCGGCAGGCCAAGGTGTTCGAGATGCTCGACGCGGTCGGTTTGCCGCGCCGGGTGATCGACGCCTATCCGAACCAGCTCTCGGGGGGGCAGCGCCAGCGCGTCGCCATCGCGCGGGCGCTCATCATGCGGCCCGACGTGCTGATCTGCGACGAGCCGACCTCGGCGCTCGACGTTTCGGTGCAGGCGCAGATCCTCAATCTGCTCATGGACTTGAAGCGCGAGTTCAAGCTCACCTACTTCTTCATCAGCCACAATCTGGCGGTGGTCGAGCATCTCGCCGACCGGGTCGCGGTCATGTACCTCGGCCGGATCGTCGAGGAGCGGAGCCGGGCAGGGCTGTTCGAGGCGCCGCGCCATCCCTACAGCCAGGCGCTGCTCGACAGCGTGCTGACGCCGGATCCCGAGCTCGGCATGCCCGAGGCCGGCATCACCGGCGCCTTCCCCAATCCGATCGCGCCGCCGCCCGGCTGCACCTTCCATCCGCGCTGCCCGCGCGCCTCCGACCGCTGCAAGGTCGAGGTGCCGAAGGCGGCCGCCGTCCCCGACGGCTTCGCGACCTGCCATCTGGCCGCCTGA
- a CDS encoding M20 family metallopeptidase — MSETPSRAGAVARAAAHYSSGRFLADMRRRVAMKTESQSGARDAELRAYLTEEMVPTLDKLGFTSRIFDNAVAGKGPFLVAERIEDATLPTVLVYGHGDVVLGHEGRWRDGLDPWSITVDGDRWYGRGTADNKGQHSVNIAALEEVMAERGGTLGFNAKILIEMGEEAGSPGLRKLAETHGDVLAADVLIASDGPRLRAERPTVFLGSRGALNIDLVLNLREGAHHSGNWGGLLANPGTILANAIASLVDARGKILLPALRPPAIPDAVRQAIADLTVGGGPNDPAIDRDWGEPGLTPEERVFGWNTLEVLAYETGTPAAPVNAVPPSAKATLQLRFVVGTDPMAAIEAIRAHFDANGFEKIEVKASRMEMFAATRLDPADPWVGFALASLAETTGKKPALLPNLGGSIPNDVFSDVLDLPTIWVPHSYPACSQHAPNEHLLGSVAEEALRLMAGLFWDLGEHGRTIREARRA; from the coding sequence ATGTCCGAGACCCCGTCCCGCGCCGGCGCCGTCGCCCGCGCCGCCGCCCACTATTCCTCCGGCCGCTTCCTCGCCGACATGCGCCGCCGCGTGGCGATGAAGACCGAGAGCCAGTCGGGCGCGCGGGATGCGGAGCTCCGCGCCTATCTGACCGAGGAGATGGTGCCGACGCTCGACAAGCTCGGCTTCACGTCGCGGATCTTTGACAATGCGGTTGCCGGCAAGGGGCCGTTCCTGGTCGCCGAGCGGATCGAGGACGCGACACTGCCGACCGTGCTCGTCTACGGCCATGGCGACGTCGTGCTCGGTCACGAGGGCCGCTGGCGCGACGGGCTCGATCCGTGGTCGATCACGGTTGACGGCGACCGCTGGTACGGTCGCGGCACGGCCGACAACAAGGGCCAGCATTCGGTCAACATCGCAGCCCTCGAAGAGGTAATGGCCGAGCGCGGCGGTACGCTCGGCTTCAACGCCAAGATCCTGATCGAGATGGGCGAGGAGGCGGGGTCGCCGGGCCTGCGCAAGCTCGCCGAGACCCATGGCGACGTGCTCGCCGCCGACGTGCTGATCGCCTCCGACGGCCCGCGGCTCCGGGCCGAACGGCCGACCGTGTTTCTCGGCTCGCGCGGTGCGCTCAACATCGATCTGGTGCTGAACCTGCGCGAGGGCGCGCATCATTCGGGCAACTGGGGCGGGCTCCTTGCCAATCCGGGCACCATCCTCGCCAATGCCATCGCCTCGCTCGTCGACGCGCGCGGCAAGATCCTGCTGCCGGCGCTCCGGCCGCCGGCGATCCCGGATGCGGTGCGCCAGGCGATCGCGGACCTCACCGTCGGCGGCGGGCCCAATGATCCGGCGATCGACCGCGACTGGGGCGAGCCGGGTCTGACCCCGGAAGAGCGCGTGTTCGGCTGGAACACGCTCGAGGTGCTCGCCTACGAGACCGGCACTCCGGCCGCGCCGGTCAATGCCGTGCCGCCCTCGGCCAAGGCGACCTTGCAGCTCCGCTTCGTCGTCGGCACCGATCCGATGGCGGCGATCGAGGCGATCCGCGCGCATTTCGACGCCAACGGCTTCGAGAAGATCGAGGTCAAGGCGAGCCGCATGGAGATGTTCGCGGCGACCCGGCTCGATCCGGCCGACCCGTGGGTCGGCTTCGCGCTCGCCTCGCTTGCCGAGACCACGGGCAAGAAGCCGGCGCTGCTGCCGAACCTCGGCGGCTCGATCCCCAACGACGTGTTCTCCGACGTGCTCGACCTGCCGACGATCTGGGTGCCGCATTCCTATCCGGCCTGTTCGCAGCACGCCCCGAACGAGCATCTGCTCGGCTCCGTTGCCGAAGAGGCGCTGCGCCTGATGGCGGGCCTGTTCTGGGACCTCGGCGAGCATGGCCGCACGATCCGGGAGGCCCGTCGCGCATGA
- a CDS encoding M20/M25/M40 family metallo-hydrolase, translating to MSPLAAAASAWLATRRGEMEDFLRRLVDIDSGSRDRAGIDAVGDAMAAMLEADGIAVERYPDETYGAVLKAEVPGKVGGAPVLLMGHRDTVFPKGTVAFRPFSRDGDTAFGPGVADMKGGLVVDLFVLRALKAAGGTDFPLIGLFTADEEIGSPSGRPMIERIATGARGVQYRTGPGLGQCRDRAQGRADAAHHRHR from the coding sequence ATGAGCCCGCTCGCCGCTGCCGCCAGTGCCTGGCTCGCCACCCGTCGCGGCGAGATGGAAGACTTTCTCCGCCGGCTCGTCGACATCGATTCCGGCAGCCGCGACCGCGCCGGCATCGACGCGGTCGGCGATGCCATGGCCGCGATGCTGGAAGCCGACGGCATCGCCGTCGAGCGCTATCCGGACGAAACCTATGGCGCCGTGCTCAAGGCCGAGGTTCCGGGCAAGGTCGGCGGCGCGCCGGTGCTGCTGATGGGGCATCGCGACACGGTGTTCCCGAAGGGCACGGTCGCGTTCCGGCCGTTCAGCCGCGACGGCGACACGGCGTTCGGGCCGGGCGTCGCCGACATGAAGGGCGGGCTCGTCGTCGACCTGTTCGTGCTGCGCGCGCTCAAAGCCGCGGGCGGCACCGACTTCCCGCTGATCGGCCTGTTCACGGCCGACGAGGAGATCGGCTCGCCGTCCGGTCGCCCGATGATCGAGCGGATCGCGACCGGCGCGCGCGGCGTTCAATACCGAACCGGGCCGGGCCTCGGGCAATGTCGTGACCGCGCGCAAGGGCGGGCTGACGCTGCACATCACCGTCACCGGTAA